The window TCGAGCCGGGGGTCGACCTCGTCGGAGAGATGCCGTGTGCACAGCGCCATCAGGGCGCGCAGCTCCGGATCGGCCAGTGCGTTACTGGCAAGATCGGCCAGCCCCAGCCGCCCCGTCTGCAAGGCCCTGCATACCGCGAATTCGAGGCTGAACCGCGCCTCGGCGACGGATTGTGGATCGCGGTATCGCAGAGTGGTGGAATGGCGCGGGCTGGTGGTGATCTCGACGGCTGCGATCTCCGCCGCGTCGCAATCGGGCATCGCATGCAGCGCCAGTGCCGCGTCGATGGCGCGATGTGCGGCATAGCAGACTGGGAAGCACTTGATGCTCGGCGAGACGGTTTCGAGCCGTAATAGGCTCTGTTCCAGCGCGACGGGCATGCTCAGATCGGGCGTGCCGCCCGGGCTGTGGACCTGGAGGAAGCCGTTTGGCGCTTCGATCCCGTCAGGGGCCGCCGTCATGCCATTGCGCGCCAGCAGCGCGGCCAGCACGCCGGCCTCGGCGGCGCGTCCGGCGTGCAGCGGTTTGGTCATGGTGCCGAAATTCACCGTGAGCCCGGCGCCGAGCGAGGCCGCCATGGACAGCGCGCTGCGCGTCGCCACGATGTCGAGCCGCAGCAGCACGGAGGCCGCGCCCGCCGCGCCGATGGGCCCGAGCAGACCGGTGGGGTGGCCGCCCTTGGCGTTATAGAGGGTCTTTTCGCGGCTGGAGGTCTCGGCCCAGGCCTCGATGCCCGCCGCATAGGCGAGCGGCAGCCGCGCGGCGTCGGCAGGCGGGATCTCTGGGAGCAGCGCGAGAAGCGCGGGCACGATCACCGCGCTGACATGGCCGCCGAAGGCGACATCATCGTAATCGAGCGCATGTGCTGCGGTGCCCAGCACCAATGCGCGGTCGCGGGGCGCCTGCGGCATCGCCTC of the Salipiger abyssi genome contains:
- a CDS encoding MmgE/PrpD family protein, encoding MTQRLAEALTRLRPEDLTAVAEDRARIAFLDTIGVTAAGMAEPPVRHLRRVLGCVEAMPQAPRDRALVLGTAAHALDYDDVAFGGHVSAVIVPALLALLPEIPPADAARLPLAYAAGIEAWAETSSREKTLYNAKGGHPTGLLGPIGAAGAASVLLRLDIVATRSALSMAASLGAGLTVNFGTMTKPLHAGRAAEAGVLAALLARNGMTAAPDGIEAPNGFLQVHSPGGTPDLSMPVALEQSLLRLETVSPSIKCFPVCYAAHRAIDAALALHAMPDCDAAEIAAVEITTSPRHSTTLRYRDPQSVAEARFSLEFAVCRALQTGRLGLADLASNALADPELRALMALCTRHLSDEVDPRLDGYAAHDAVRLHMRDGRVLESPHITRPLGHAENPLGQEDLDSKLADCLSQKTGMPTPAACHGMVNALRDDAPAAYKDLSTLAAALW